From the genome of Roseofilum reptotaenium CS-1145:
AAGTGGTCTTTTTCGGGGTTGGTTTTGAAACCACTGCCCCCGCAACTGCCATGGCGGTTTATCAAGCCAAACAACAACAAATTCACAACTTTTCCCTCCTCGCCTCCCATGTCCGCGTTCCTCCAGCCATGGAAGCCATTCTCTCATCCCCCCAATCTCAAGTACAGGGATTTCTCGCAGCCGGTCATGTTTGCACAGTAATGGGATATACCGAGTATGAACCCTTAGTGGAAAAATACCAGATTCCCATCGTCGTCACGGGGTTTGAACCCGTAGACATTTTTCAGGGATTGTATCGCTGCATTCAACAGTTGGAAAGGAAAACAGAAGCGGTTGCCCTTGATAATCAATATAGCCGTTCCGTCCGTCGGGAAGGCAATCTAGGGGCGCAAACCCTGATTGATCGAGTGTTTGAAATTGTCTCTCGCACCTGGCGCGGGATTGGGGAAATCCCCGATAGTGGCTTAGGACTGCGGGCAGAATATTGTCCTTGGGATGCCGAAAAGCGCTTTACCGACTGGCTCGATCCGAATCCCCCGGTACTGACAACCGAATGTATCAGTGGTGAAATCATGCAAGGTGTGAAAAAGCCCCATGATTGTCCTGCTTTTGGCACGCGCTGCACCCCAGAACATCCCCTCGGTGCGCCCATGGTTTCCTCGGAAGGTGCTTGTTCTGCCTACTATCGCTATCGAGGGAATGGAATCCCTCATAGAGAATGAAATAAATACAGCGTTTTACGATGTTATGAGGTACAGTAAGAAAAATCCCCCTAAATCCTCCTTAGAAAGCAGGGGGATTGGAGGGATAAATGATGTACCACATAAAGTGCGAAAACTGCTGTAAGTGGGTAGACAATCAATAGTAATGCAGTAATCATATATTCTTAATGGCTATTACCTTTTGCCTATTGCCTTTTGCCTGACTTCTGCAAGAAGTCCAATCCTTATGACAGAGCCTTCAGAAATCTACCAACTAGGTCATCCCCTGCTGCGAACTATAGCTCGACCCATCGCCAACCCAGAAGATACGCGCATTCAAACCTTAATTCAAGACTTAATTGAAACAGCAAAATCCAGTCATGGTGTCGGCATTGCAGCCCCTCAAATTGGACAACCTTACCGTTTACTCATTGTCGCCTCTCGTCCCAATCTGCGCTATCCCAACGCTCCCAAGATGGAACCCACCCCACTGATCAATCCCCAGATTATCAGTCATTCGGATACTCAAATCAAAGGATGGGAAGGATGTTTAAGTGTTCCCGGAATTCGAGGATTAGTGCCTCGATTTACCGAAATTGAAGTTGAATATATCGATCAAAAAGGCAAACATCAGCGCCAGATATTCACCGATTTTGTAGCTCGAATTATCCAACACGAATTCGATCATTTGGAAGG
Proteins encoded in this window:
- the hypD gene encoding hydrogenase formation protein HypD, with product MKFVDEYRDAQLAQRMAAAIAEITTQPWTIMEICGGQTHSIIKYGIDQLLPEEITLIHGPGCPVCVTPVTLIDRAIAIASHPQVILCSFGDMLRVPGTDKDLLSVKAAGADVRIVYSPLDCLKIAQANPESEVVFFGVGFETTAPATAMAVYQAKQQQIHNFSLLASHVRVPPAMEAILSSPQSQVQGFLAAGHVCTVMGYTEYEPLVEKYQIPIVVTGFEPVDIFQGLYRCIQQLERKTEAVALDNQYSRSVRREGNLGAQTLIDRVFEIVSRTWRGIGEIPDSGLGLRAEYCPWDAEKRFTDWLDPNPPVLTTECISGEIMQGVKKPHDCPAFGTRCTPEHPLGAPMVSSEGACSAYYRYRGNGIPHRE
- the def gene encoding peptide deformylase; the protein is MTEPSEIYQLGHPLLRTIARPIANPEDTRIQTLIQDLIETAKSSHGVGIAAPQIGQPYRLLIVASRPNLRYPNAPKMEPTPLINPQIISHSDTQIKGWEGCLSVPGIRGLVPRFTEIEVEYIDQKGKHQRQIFTDFVARIIQHEFDHLEGKLFIDRVESTQELMSESEYHRQIVGHPMPSHT